Proteins from a genomic interval of Zingiber officinale cultivar Zhangliang chromosome 1B, Zo_v1.1, whole genome shotgun sequence:
- the LOC121998222 gene encoding ammonium transporter 2 member 5-like encodes MSLPSSLTISEASPEWLNKGDNSWQLTAAAMVGLQSVPGLVILYGSIVKKKWAVNSAFMALYAFSAVLVCWCLWGFSMAFGEEMLPFWGRPSAVALDQAQLLAPGFAGMYPAATLVFFQFVFAAITPILIAGSLLGRMNFKAWMLFVPLWLTFSYTVGAFSLWSPNGFLFKAGVMDFAGGYVIHLSSGVAGLTAAYWVGPRIGKDKERFPPNNILLTLAGAGLLWMGWTGFNGGAPYSANIDASIAILNTHLCTATSLLMWLCLDMFVFTKPSVIGAVQGMITGLVCITPAAGLVQPWAAILMGLLSGSIPWFTMMILHKRTPFLRTIDDTLAVFHTHGVAGSLGGILTGVLSEPRLNRLFFGDDPRYVSLAYAIKDGRASAGFRQVGMQLAGIAFVLAVNVVVTSVICLLIRLLVPLRLTEEKMLVGDDAIHGEDAYAVWADGETYDKSVHGLEYFAAKSADCEMA; translated from the exons ATGTCTTTGCCGTCGAGTTTGACGATTAGCGAGGCTTCGCCGGAGTGGCTGAACAAAGGGGACAACTCATGGCAGCTGACGGCGGCGGCGATGGTGGGGTTGCAGTCGGTGCCGGGGTTGGTGATCCTCTACGGTAGCATCGTGAAGAAGAAGTGGGCGGTGAACTCGGCCTTCATGGCGCTCTATGCCTTTTCGGCGGTGCTCGTGTGTTGGTGCCTGTGGGGCTTCAGCATGGCCTTCGGGGAGGAGATGTTGCCCTTCTGGGGCCGCCCCAGCGCGGTTGCGCTGGATCAGGCACAGCTCCTAGCTCCGGGTTTTGCTGGGATGTACCCGGCCGCCACGCTCGTCTTCTTCCAGTTCGTGTTTGCGGCCATCACCCCCATCCTGATCGCCGGCTCGTTGCTCGGCCGGATGAATTTTAAGGCATGGATGCTCTTCGTGCCACTCTGGCTCACCTTCTCCTACACCGTCGGCGCTTTCAGTCTTTGGAGCCCAAATGGCTTCCTCTTCAAGGCCGGCGTCATGGATTTCGCCGGCGGTTACGTCATCCACCTCTCGTCCGGCGTAGCAGGACTCACCGCCGCCTACTGG GTCGGGCCGAGAATTGGCAAGGACAAGGAGAGGTTTCCGCCCAATAACATTTTGTTGACCCTCGCCGGCGCCGGATTGCTTTGGATGGGTTGGACAGGGTTCAACGGCGGCGCGCCGTACTCGGCCAACATCGACGCCTCGATCGCCATTTTGAACACGCATCTCTGCACGGCGACCAGTCTGCTCATGTGGCTCTGCCTCGACATGTTCGTGTTCACCAAGCCCTCCGTCATCGGCGCTGTCCAAGGCATGATCACCGGGCTCGTCTGCATCACCCCTGCCGCCG GACTGGTTCAACCTTGGGCGGCCATCCTAATGGGTCTGCTCTCCGgtagcatcccatggttcaccatGATGATCCTCCACAAGCGCACCCCCTTCCTCAGAACGATCGACGACACCCTCGCCGTCTTCCACACCCACGGAGTCGCCGGAAGCCTCGGCGGCATCCTCACCGGCGTGCTGTCCGAGCCGCGCCTCAACCGCCTCTTCTTCGGAGACGACCCCAGGTACGTCAGCCTCGCGTACGCCATCAAGGACGGCCGTGCCTCCGCCGGATTCCGCCAGGTCGGCATGCAGCTCGCCGGCATCGCCTTTGTCCTAGCCGTCAACGTGGTGGTCACCAGCGTCATCTGCCTGCTGATCAGGCTGTTGGTGCCGCTGCGGCTGACCGAGGAGAAGATGCTGGTGGGCGACGACGCCATCCACGGGGAGGACGCGTACGCGGTGTGGGCGGACGGCGAGACCTACGATAAGTCGGTACACGGGTTGGAGTACTTTGCGGCGAAAAGCGCCGACTGCGAAATGGCGTGA